The proteins below are encoded in one region of Neochlamydia sp. AcF84:
- a CDS encoding ABC transporter ATP-binding protein: MAQEIAVSCQDVVKSYGTAEMQQMVVKYLTLDFFCGQLAFLMGPSGCGKTTFLSIISTILKEDEGKIEIFGKNTRDFNEEEKTKFRCENIGFLFQNFYLMPSLTCIENIELPLLLQNKSKQEARNRAYEALADIGIAPLANRWPQELSGGQQQRIALARALIHQPQLIICDEPTSSLDHANGLIVMNLLKTHALKPKNAVIVATHDKRILEYADRIIELNDGIIEKIY; the protein is encoded by the coding sequence ATGGCCCAAGAAATAGCTGTTAGCTGTCAAGATGTGGTAAAAAGCTATGGTACTGCTGAGATGCAACAGATGGTTGTAAAATACTTGACCCTCGACTTTTTTTGTGGCCAGTTAGCTTTTTTAATGGGACCTTCAGGGTGTGGCAAAACAACCTTTCTTTCAATCATAAGCACCATATTAAAAGAAGACGAAGGAAAGATCGAAATCTTCGGAAAAAATACTCGTGATTTTAATGAAGAAGAGAAAACTAAGTTCAGATGCGAAAATATTGGGTTTCTTTTTCAGAATTTTTATTTAATGCCCTCTTTGACCTGTATTGAGAATATTGAATTACCTCTTTTATTACAGAATAAATCTAAACAAGAAGCAAGAAATCGTGCCTATGAAGCTCTAGCAGATATAGGTATTGCTCCATTAGCCAATCGATGGCCTCAGGAGCTTTCAGGAGGCCAACAACAGCGGATAGCTTTAGCTAGAGCTCTTATTCATCAGCCTCAACTAATCATTTGCGACGAACCTACAAGTTCTTTAGACCATGCAAACGGATTAATCGTGATGAATTTATTAAAGACGCATGCCTTAAAGCCAAAAAATGCAGTCATTGTAGCCACCCATGATAAAAGAATATTAGAGTATGCTGATCGCATAATAGAATTGAATGATGGAATAATCGAGAAAATTTACTAA
- a CDS encoding HlyD family efflux transporter periplasmic adaptor subunit produces the protein MNQKRKYFIVLALLAFIGLLAAIWMVFFTKEPKIHYLEDPYLHFIARKNAIYGIGIVIPRSEEIAIQASNGRRIDKVFVNEGDKVGLGDPLIQLENKELLHEMAASEAALAKAKMQLERLRALPRSENLTSQQALLHQSKVDLDEAERQQRLAQDLLAKQAISSGELNQKNYLVEVQKAKYDYLMAQFQQLKAGAWQPDLDAANFEVEYQKALLELSRQKLDDTLIKAPLEATVLKVNIHAGELAQSTKAEPLMILGDIEECFVEVSVNEDEISYLRSHQEAVGFFRGVNNKPIPLSFVKIKPLMVPKKNLTGSIMERIDTRVVQLIYRFKTSQKCLFVGQVMDVFIPDSRNGTHHE, from the coding sequence ATGAATCAAAAACGAAAGTATTTCATAGTTTTAGCTTTATTAGCTTTTATAGGGCTTTTAGCAGCTATCTGGATGGTTTTTTTTACAAAAGAGCCTAAAATTCATTACCTAGAAGATCCTTATTTACATTTTATTGCTAGAAAAAATGCTATATATGGCATTGGCATAGTCATTCCAAGAAGCGAAGAGATAGCTATCCAGGCTTCTAATGGACGAAGAATTGATAAGGTTTTTGTTAATGAAGGTGATAAAGTAGGTCTAGGGGATCCTCTGATTCAATTAGAAAATAAAGAATTACTTCATGAGATGGCAGCAAGCGAGGCGGCTTTAGCGAAGGCAAAGATGCAATTAGAGCGCTTACGAGCTCTTCCTAGAAGTGAAAATCTAACCTCTCAACAAGCTCTTCTTCATCAGTCTAAAGTAGACTTAGATGAAGCTGAAAGGCAACAACGATTAGCCCAAGATCTCTTAGCTAAGCAAGCGATAAGCTCAGGAGAACTTAATCAAAAGAATTATCTTGTAGAGGTACAAAAAGCTAAATATGACTATTTAATGGCTCAATTTCAGCAATTAAAAGCAGGTGCTTGGCAACCTGATTTGGATGCAGCAAATTTTGAAGTCGAGTACCAGAAGGCTCTTTTAGAGCTTTCTCGCCAGAAGTTAGATGATACTCTAATAAAAGCTCCATTAGAAGCCACGGTATTAAAGGTTAATATTCATGCTGGTGAGTTAGCTCAATCCACTAAAGCAGAGCCTTTGATGATTTTAGGAGATATTGAAGAGTGTTTTGTAGAGGTGTCCGTTAATGAAGATGAAATCTCTTATCTTAGGTCTCATCAAGAGGCAGTAGGTTTTTTTAGAGGAGTAAATAATAAGCCAATCCCTTTAAGTTTTGTAAAAATTAAGCCTCTGATGGTTCCCAAGAAAAACCTTACAGGCTCAATTATGGAACGTATAGATACTCGAGTAGTGCAGCTCATTTATCGTTTTAAAACCTCACAGAAATGTTTGTTTGTCGGTCAAGTAATGGATGTCTTTATACCCGATTCTAGAAATGGCACCCACCATGAATAA
- a CDS encoding efflux transporter outer membrane subunit, with protein MNKFFSLSLALIAMSGICTSCQRVGPAYKNPHIKLPEHWEIEQDQTLLKQVPVGVQEEEDELPNWWAAFHDVILERLINRALENNPEVHIASQRLQEYQALLLESRADYFPRVHMGMGHTNAVSPADGIFFQQPSLINYLKTQNVKNQRRYDFFHLGPIVSWEIDLFGRLRSENLAREAEFEASHENLMAIQLSITAEISKAYLRLRSIQHQWLAEETYQQILQARANLLKERLVLNHSSLDSIAKVEIKICESKNTILQFKKYFEQYKYRLLTLIGETIWPFEENLLCHAPMPRPNVQVAVGVPSDLLHQRPDIRQADRELAAATYRIGRVMAEALPHFALIGSIGGMSKQLADILSFKNLYWLYEPLTSFPLFDAGKNKAAVNAYKARAKAAFSHYHQKLLNAVEEVQLALHSLQSKEKRLVENKNIYSYAVGSLEREHLLFQQGIGDFAAFNLAEDEAHQRKVQWLVAEEEYALSYVTLCTALGGKAN; from the coding sequence ATGAATAAGTTTTTTTCCCTCAGCCTGGCATTAATAGCGATGAGTGGTATCTGTACTAGCTGCCAGAGGGTAGGACCTGCTTATAAAAATCCTCATATAAAGCTGCCTGAGCACTGGGAAATAGAGCAAGATCAAACCTTGCTTAAGCAAGTGCCTGTAGGAGTGCAAGAAGAAGAGGATGAGTTACCTAATTGGTGGGCAGCTTTTCACGATGTTATACTTGAGAGATTGATCAATAGAGCTTTAGAAAATAATCCTGAAGTTCATATTGCTTCTCAGCGTCTTCAAGAATATCAAGCTCTATTGTTAGAATCTAGAGCGGATTATTTTCCTAGGGTTCATATGGGTATGGGTCACACTAATGCTGTCTCTCCAGCAGATGGGATTTTTTTTCAGCAACCAAGCTTGATCAATTACTTAAAAACTCAAAATGTCAAAAACCAAAGACGCTATGATTTCTTTCATCTGGGCCCTATAGTTTCCTGGGAGATTGATTTGTTTGGAAGGCTTCGCAGTGAAAATTTGGCAAGAGAAGCAGAATTTGAGGCTTCCCACGAGAATTTGATGGCTATTCAGCTTTCAATTACAGCAGAAATTTCAAAAGCCTATCTTCGATTAAGAAGCATTCAACATCAATGGTTAGCAGAAGAAACCTATCAACAAATTTTGCAAGCCCGAGCCAATCTTTTAAAGGAACGGTTAGTACTTAATCATTCCTCTTTAGATTCAATCGCCAAGGTTGAAATAAAAATTTGTGAAAGTAAAAATACCATCTTACAGTTCAAGAAATATTTCGAGCAATATAAATACCGATTACTTACTTTGATAGGTGAAACAATATGGCCTTTTGAGGAAAATCTTTTATGCCATGCCCCTATGCCTCGACCTAACGTTCAGGTAGCTGTAGGAGTGCCTTCAGATTTATTACACCAGCGTCCCGACATACGTCAAGCAGATCGTGAGCTAGCTGCTGCAACTTATCGTATCGGAAGAGTAATGGCCGAAGCTCTCCCTCATTTTGCCTTAATAGGGAGTATTGGGGGAATGAGTAAGCAGTTAGCAGATATTTTAAGTTTTAAAAATTTGTATTGGCTATACGAGCCTTTAACCTCTTTTCCTCTATTTGATGCAGGCAAAAACAAAGCAGCCGTAAATGCTTATAAAGCGCGTGCTAAAGCAGCTTTTTCCCATTATCATCAAAAGCTTTTAAACGCTGTGGAAGAGGTTCAGCTTGCTCTACATTCGCTGCAAAGTAAAGAAAAGCGGTTAGTTGAGAATAAAAATATCTACTCATATGCTGTTGGTTCTTTAGAGAGAGAGCATCTGCTTTTCCAGCAGGGCATAGGTGATTTCGCTGCCTTTAATCTAGCAGAGGATGAGGCTCATCAGCGGAAGGTGCAATGGCTTGTAGCAGAAGAAGAATATGCTTTAAGTTATGTGACTTTATGCACGGCCCTAGGAGGCAAAGCTAATTAA
- a CDS encoding MgtC/SapB family protein, whose protein sequence is MLPALPAEEMILRLLLSGLLGGLIGFERERLSWVAGLRTHMLVCLGSTLIMLVSQYAFHEVVHEGLINLDPSRVAAQVVSGIGFLGAGTILFLKNVIRGLTTAASLWAVAAVGLAIGGGLYLAAVSTTLLILIILAGIKPLEKRFIKKNRAVGLRFGAKNGAIHLASLQEILITLNKRYDSSRLQIEKVGDKEIFHLLFKAASQAHFIEIIDELRKLEGIENIELIDDAGAFP, encoded by the coding sequence ATGCTTCCAGCCTTACCTGCAGAAGAAATGATTTTGAGACTTTTGCTATCAGGCTTGCTGGGTGGCTTAATCGGATTTGAAAGAGAACGATTAAGCTGGGTCGCTGGCCTACGCACACATATGCTCGTATGCTTAGGATCTACTCTTATCATGCTTGTCTCGCAGTACGCTTTTCATGAAGTCGTGCATGAAGGATTAATTAATTTAGATCCTTCACGTGTAGCTGCCCAGGTGGTTAGCGGAATTGGTTTTCTAGGAGCTGGCACCATCCTTTTTTTAAAAAATGTGATCCGCGGTCTGACAACAGCAGCAAGCTTATGGGCGGTGGCGGCAGTCGGTCTAGCTATTGGAGGAGGGCTTTACTTGGCAGCAGTTAGTACAACCCTGCTCATTCTAATCATCCTTGCTGGAATAAAACCTCTTGAAAAAAGATTTATCAAAAAAAATCGAGCTGTAGGTCTACGGTTTGGTGCCAAAAATGGTGCTATTCACTTAGCTTCCCTGCAAGAGATTTTAATCACTTTAAATAAACGTTATGATTCTAGCCGCCTACAAATAGAAAAAGTAGGAGATAAAGAAATTTTTCATTTATTGTTCAAGGCTGCTTCTCAAGCTCATTTTATAGAAATAATTGATGAACTACGTAAGCTAGAAGGCATTGAAAATATCGAACTTATTGATGATGCAGGAGCCTTCCCTTAG
- a CDS encoding DUF1328 domain-containing protein, translating to MLYWSLTFLIIAIVAGLMGFRGIEGIAATIAKVLFIVFLILFIITMVSGYGMMGTPQP from the coding sequence ATGTTATATTGGTCATTAACATTTTTGATTATTGCTATCGTGGCAGGCTTAATGGGTTTCAGAGGTATTGAAGGCATAGCCGCTACTATCGCCAAAGTTTTATTCATCGTTTTTCTTATTCTTTTTATTATTACTATGGTATCCGGATATGGGATGATGGGTACTCCTCAGCCTTAA